From one Thalassobaculum sp. OXR-137 genomic stretch:
- a CDS encoding sodium-translocating pyrophosphatase, translated as MDEKLLFVVLCGVAALIYGWWASRSILSASAGSERMQEIAGAIQEGASAYLNRQYTTIAIVGAVVTVILLVTLGMTVALGFVIGAVLSGVAGYVGMNVSVRANVRTTQAATKSMVAALDVAFKSGAVTGMLVVGLGLLGVSVYYLVLQTIYDAGDPVGLRHILEALVALSFGASLISIFARLGGGIFTKGADVGADLVGKVEAGIPEDDPRNPAVIADNVGDNVGDCAGMAADLFETYAVTVVATMLLAAIFFTGADVVAMMTYPLMICAVCILSSVIGTFFVKLGSSQKIMAALYKGFIVSAVLSAVLIAGLTFYLFGTTEAIAMGDTTVNGRFLFYCALTGLVVTGLLIWVTEYYTSTEFRPVRSIAKSSETGHGTNVIQGLAVSMEACALPAIIISGGIIVSYLCAGVFGIGVAATTMLALAGMVVALDAYGPVTDNAGGIAEMAELPEEVRTITDALDAVGNTTKAVTKGYAIGSAGLAALVLFAAYTEDLKYYFPDLEVQFRLQDPFVVVGLFIGGMLPYLFGALGMQSVGRAGGAVVEEVRRQFREKPGIMQGTDKPEYGTCVDMLTKAAIKEMIIPSMLPVLAPPVMYFVVLWIAGQSAAFTALGAMLLGTIVTGIFVAISMTAGGGAWDNAKKYIEDGNHGGKGSEAHKAAVTGDTVGDPYKDTAGPAVNPMIKIINIVAILLLAALAA; from the coding sequence ATGGATGAGAAACTTCTGTTCGTAGTCCTGTGCGGCGTGGCCGCCTTGATCTACGGCTGGTGGGCGAGCAGGTCGATCCTGTCTGCGAGTGCTGGGTCCGAGCGCATGCAGGAAATCGCCGGTGCCATTCAGGAGGGGGCGAGCGCCTACCTGAACCGTCAGTACACGACCATCGCCATCGTCGGCGCCGTCGTGACGGTCATTCTGCTCGTGACGCTGGGGATGACGGTCGCCCTCGGCTTCGTCATCGGCGCCGTGCTGTCCGGCGTGGCCGGCTATGTCGGCATGAACGTGTCGGTGCGCGCGAACGTCCGCACCACCCAGGCGGCGACCAAGTCGATGGTCGCGGCCCTGGACGTCGCGTTCAAGTCCGGCGCGGTCACCGGCATGCTGGTGGTCGGCCTCGGCCTGCTGGGCGTGTCGGTCTACTACCTGGTGCTGCAGACGATCTACGACGCCGGCGATCCCGTCGGCCTGCGGCATATCCTGGAAGCCCTGGTGGCCTTGAGCTTCGGCGCCTCCCTGATTTCCATCTTCGCCCGTCTCGGCGGCGGCATCTTCACCAAGGGCGCGGACGTGGGCGCCGACCTCGTCGGCAAGGTCGAGGCCGGTATCCCCGAGGACGATCCCCGCAACCCGGCGGTGATCGCCGACAACGTGGGCGACAATGTCGGCGACTGCGCCGGCATGGCCGCCGACCTGTTCGAGACCTATGCCGTGACCGTCGTCGCCACCATGCTGCTGGCGGCGATCTTCTTCACCGGGGCCGACGTCGTCGCCATGATGACCTACCCGCTGATGATCTGCGCGGTGTGCATCCTGTCCTCGGTGATCGGCACGTTCTTCGTCAAGCTGGGATCCAGCCAGAAGATCATGGCGGCCCTCTACAAGGGCTTCATCGTCTCCGCCGTGCTGTCGGCGGTGCTGATCGCCGGCCTTACCTTCTACCTGTTCGGCACCACCGAGGCGATCGCCATGGGCGACACCACGGTGAACGGACGGTTCCTGTTCTACTGCGCCCTGACCGGCCTGGTGGTGACCGGGCTGCTGATCTGGGTGACCGAGTACTACACCTCCACCGAGTTCCGGCCGGTGCGCTCGATCGCCAAGTCGTCGGAAACCGGCCACGGCACCAACGTCATCCAGGGCCTCGCGGTCTCCATGGAGGCCTGTGCCCTGCCGGCGATCATCATCTCCGGCGGCATCATCGTCTCCTACCTGTGTGCCGGCGTGTTCGGCATCGGCGTGGCGGCGACCACGATGCTGGCCCTGGCCGGCATGGTCGTGGCGCTCGACGCCTACGGTCCGGTGACGGACAACGCCGGCGGCATCGCCGAGATGGCGGAACTGCCGGAAGAGGTGCGCACCATCACCGACGCCCTGGACGCTGTCGGCAACACCACCAAGGCGGTCACCAAGGGTTATGCCATCGGCTCCGCCGGTCTGGCGGCCCTGGTGCTGTTCGCGGCCTATACCGAGGATCTGAAATACTACTTCCCGGATCTGGAGGTGCAGTTCCGCCTGCAGGATCCGTTCGTGGTGGTCGGCCTCTTCATCGGCGGCATGCTGCCCTACCTGTTCGGCGCGCTCGGCATGCAGTCGGTCGGCCGCGCGGGCGGTGCGGTCGTCGAGGAGGTCCGCCGGCAGTTCCGCGAGAAGCCCGGCATCATGCAGGGCACGGACAAGCCGGAATACGGCACCTGCGTCGACATGCTGACCAAGGCGGCGATCAAGGAGATGATCATCCCTTCGATGCTGCCGGTGCTGGCACCGCCGGTGATGTACTTCGTCGTGCTGTGGATCGCCGGCCAGTCGGCCGCGTTCACCGCGCTGGGCGCGATGCTGCTGGGCACGATCGTGACCGGCATCTTCGTGGCGATATCCATGACCGCCGGCGGCGGCGCCTGGGACAACGCCAAGAAGTACATCGAGGACGGCAACCACGGCGGCAAGGGCTCCGAAGCCCATAAGGCCGCGGTGACCGGCGACACGGTCGGCGATCCCTACAAGGACACCGCCGGCCCCGCCGTGAACCCGATGATCAAGATCATCAACATCGTGGCGATCCTGCTGCTGGCGGCCCTGGCGGCCTGA
- a CDS encoding MFS transporter has translation MSFRDPSVKNVVLLAICQALSMSGMIMNMTVTALAGETLAPDPAYATLPLAFQFTATMLTTMPAALFMRHVGRRLGFMTGVLIGVTGAFIGVSAIFSGNFILFCLASMLIGSFQGFAVLYRYAAADTASDTFRPRAISLVLAGGVVAALLGPELAKASYDWFAPVMFAGSFVAIAVVQSLSLLFLAFVQIPRPTAESRAESGRPLMEIVRQPTFLVAVMGAMVGYGSMTFVMTATPLAMEDCGFAFQDSAFVIQWHAVGMFLPSFFTGSLINRFGVIRVMLTGVLAYLLCIAINFSGIEILQFFSALVLLGIGWNFLFIGGTTLLTESYRPAERAKVQGFGDFLVFSASTVAAFSSGYINHNFGWQAVNLGILPLAVAVGVALLWYGSRRRAAAV, from the coding sequence ATGTCTTTCCGCGACCCCTCGGTCAAAAACGTCGTGCTTCTGGCGATCTGCCAGGCTCTGTCGATGTCCGGCATGATCATGAACATGACGGTCACGGCGCTCGCCGGCGAGACGCTGGCGCCGGATCCGGCCTATGCGACGCTGCCGCTGGCCTTCCAGTTCACGGCGACCATGCTGACGACGATGCCGGCCGCGCTGTTCATGCGCCATGTGGGCCGCCGTCTCGGGTTCATGACCGGGGTGCTGATCGGTGTGACGGGGGCGTTCATCGGCGTCTCGGCGATCTTCTCGGGCAACTTCATCCTGTTCTGCCTCGCGTCGATGCTGATCGGATCGTTCCAGGGCTTTGCGGTGCTCTACCGCTACGCGGCGGCGGATACCGCGTCGGACACGTTCCGGCCGCGGGCGATCTCGCTGGTGCTCGCCGGCGGCGTGGTCGCGGCGCTGCTGGGGCCGGAGCTGGCCAAGGCGTCCTACGACTGGTTCGCGCCGGTCATGTTCGCCGGCAGCTTCGTCGCCATCGCCGTCGTGCAGTCCCTCAGCCTGCTGTTCCTGGCCTTCGTGCAGATCCCGCGCCCGACCGCCGAAAGCCGCGCCGAGAGCGGCCGGCCGCTGATGGAGATCGTGCGCCAGCCGACCTTCCTGGTGGCCGTCATGGGCGCGATGGTCGGCTACGGCAGCATGACCTTCGTGATGACGGCGACGCCGCTGGCGATGGAGGATTGCGGCTTCGCGTTTCAGGATTCCGCCTTCGTCATCCAATGGCATGCGGTCGGGATGTTCCTGCCGTCCTTCTTCACCGGGTCGCTGATCAACCGGTTCGGGGTGATCCGGGTGATGCTGACCGGCGTGCTGGCCTACCTGCTCTGCATCGCCATCAACTTCTCCGGCATCGAGATCCTGCAGTTCTTCTCCGCCCTGGTTCTGCTCGGCATCGGCTGGAACTTCCTGTTCATCGGCGGCACCACGCTGCTGACCGAGTCGTACCGGCCGGCCGAGCGCGCGAAGGTTCAGGGCTTCGGCGATTTCCTCGTCTTCTCGGCCTCCACCGTGGCCGCTTTCTCCTCCGGTTACATCAACCACAACTTCGGATGGCAGGCGGTGAATCTCGGCATCCTGCCGCTCGCCGTGGCCGTCGGCGTCGCCCTTCTGTGGTACGGGAGCCGCCGCCGCGCCGCGGCTGTCTGA
- a CDS encoding PAS domain-containing protein: MPHTDEPDAVRSGEAFLALCRRRLRFKPTLALAEHWAASFLRMPPGELPGFDPMDAAPLLPHVYILERDGDALRYRVSGESVNDLFFSSHIGKTLSQVVPPAIYSLVAPYFFDVFDLKACIFKGYVIHTGLRAAEFERLLLPVRRNGTLQLLGLLSLSTTSAVRTDEAAPSAVEDGFHFTQIALTDGTITESHIPLHDLPVDDLPFKEHVRQHGPYDLTPEVARKGSETEC, from the coding sequence ATGCCGCACACTGACGAGCCCGATGCGGTCCGGTCCGGAGAGGCCTTTCTGGCACTCTGCCGCCGGCGGCTGCGCTTCAAGCCGACGCTGGCGCTGGCGGAGCACTGGGCCGCCTCCTTCCTTCGGATGCCGCCGGGCGAGTTGCCGGGCTTCGATCCGATGGATGCAGCCCCCCTGCTGCCGCACGTCTATATTCTCGAGCGCGACGGCGACGCGCTGCGCTATCGGGTGTCGGGCGAGTCGGTCAACGACCTTTTCTTCTCCAGCCATATCGGCAAGACCCTGAGCCAGGTCGTGCCTCCCGCCATCTACAGTCTGGTGGCGCCGTATTTCTTCGACGTGTTCGACCTCAAGGCCTGCATCTTCAAGGGCTACGTGATCCATACGGGTCTGAGGGCGGCCGAGTTCGAGCGCCTGCTGCTCCCGGTCCGCCGCAACGGCACGCTCCAGCTTCTCGGGCTCCTGTCGCTGAGCACGACCAGCGCGGTGCGGACCGACGAGGCCGCGCCGTCAGCCGTCGAGGACGGCTTCCATTTCACCCAGATCGCGTTGACCGACGGCACCATCACCGAGTCCCACATCCCGCTGCACGACCTGCCGGTGGACGATCTGCCGTTCAAGGAGCATGTGCGCCAGCACGGCCCCTATGACCTCACCCCAGAGGTCGCTCGAAAAGGTTCTGAAACAGAATGTTAA
- a CDS encoding flagellar basal body-associated FliL family protein, whose product MKIVIILVVLLALVGGGLFGVASFAPQLLPPQLQTLMGIEVPEPTEPVEEKKPENTALIDVEALTIPIFEDGDVNRFLVMDILLEVEAGPKQAYVTQQMPRIIDTILTHVHALAALDIEPGIADRQFLKERLLAKLDEVIGKDYVLNILFQNLFERPLG is encoded by the coding sequence ATGAAGATCGTGATCATCCTCGTCGTCCTGCTCGCGCTTGTCGGCGGCGGGCTGTTCGGCGTGGCATCCTTCGCGCCCCAGCTCCTGCCGCCGCAACTGCAGACCCTGATGGGGATCGAGGTGCCGGAACCGACCGAGCCGGTGGAGGAGAAGAAGCCGGAGAACACCGCGCTGATCGACGTCGAGGCGCTGACCATCCCGATCTTCGAGGACGGCGACGTGAACCGGTTCCTCGTGATGGACATCCTGCTCGAGGTCGAGGCCGGTCCCAAGCAGGCCTACGTCACCCAGCAGATGCCGCGGATCATCGACACGATCCTCACCCATGTCCACGCGCTGGCTGCCTTGGACATCGAGCCGGGCATCGCCGACCGACAGTTTCTCAAGGAGCGTCTGCTGGCGAAACTGGATGAGGTAATAGGTAAGGACTATGTCCTTAACATTCTGTTTCAGAACCTTTTCGAGCGACCTCTGGGGTGA
- the thiL gene encoding thiamine-phosphate kinase, whose protein sequence is MTDDAAPMGEFDRIARFFAPLAEGAPGAYGLTDDAAALPDAGADREWVVTVDALVSAVHFLADDAPDLVARKALRVNLSDLAAMGAVPYGYTLALALPKDMAEPAAWLEAFCRGLADDQAEFGIHLLGGDSVSTPGPITLSITAFGLGVRGKALRRSGARPGDDLWVSGTIGDGALGLLVAQGRFPGRFSDLADRYRLPQPRVGLGSRLVDAAGAAMDVSDGLLQDAGHLATHSGCRLVIDGPRVPLSASAAELISDDPDLFALALSGGDDYELLFTAPADAASAVEAAGREAGVSVTRIGRVESGTGVEVLDHRGHPLDGLTARGWRHF, encoded by the coding sequence ATGACCGATGACGCGGCCCCGATGGGCGAGTTCGACCGGATCGCCCGGTTCTTCGCGCCGCTGGCCGAGGGAGCGCCCGGCGCCTACGGGCTGACCGACGACGCCGCGGCCCTCCCGGATGCCGGTGCCGATCGCGAATGGGTGGTCACGGTCGATGCCCTGGTGTCGGCGGTGCATTTCCTGGCCGACGACGCGCCCGACCTGGTGGCGCGCAAGGCGCTGCGGGTCAATCTGTCGGATCTGGCGGCCATGGGCGCCGTACCCTACGGCTATACCCTCGCCCTGGCCCTGCCGAAGGACATGGCCGAGCCGGCGGCCTGGTTGGAGGCGTTCTGCCGCGGCCTGGCGGACGACCAGGCGGAATTCGGCATCCATCTGCTCGGCGGCGACAGCGTGTCGACGCCGGGCCCGATCACTCTCTCGATCACCGCCTTCGGCCTGGGCGTGCGCGGCAAGGCGCTGCGGCGGAGCGGCGCGCGCCCGGGCGACGACCTGTGGGTCAGCGGCACCATCGGCGACGGCGCCCTCGGGCTGCTGGTCGCCCAGGGGCGGTTCCCCGGCCGGTTCTCCGATTTGGCCGACCGCTACCGCCTGCCGCAACCGCGGGTGGGCCTGGGCAGCCGGCTGGTCGACGCCGCCGGCGCGGCCATGGACGTGTCCGACGGGCTGCTGCAGGACGCCGGACACCTGGCGACCCATTCCGGCTGCCGGCTGGTCATCGACGGGCCGCGCGTGCCGCTGTCCGCTTCGGCGGCCGAGTTGATCAGCGACGATCCGGACCTCTTCGCCCTGGCGCTGTCGGGCGGGGACGACTACGAACTGCTGTTCACCGCCCCGGCGGACGCGGCGTCGGCCGTCGAGGCAGCGGGCCGCGAGGCGGGCGTATCCGTCACCCGCATCGGTCGGGTAGAGTCCGGCACCGGTGTCGAGGTCCTCGACCATCGCGGTCACCCCCTGGACGGCCTGACGGCACGGGGTTGGCGCCACTTCTGA
- the nusB gene encoding transcription antitermination factor NusB — MTESAKSGPRGRGKTVARRLARLAAAQALYEIEVAKASPHEVVPAFVSRGFSGIVDDAESRPVDALFFEKLVLGAYGDTPTIDPMLSNALEPEFKLGRLEVLLRAILRLGAYELLSFGDVPAKVVITEYVELGRDFFSGREPALVNAVLDRLARLLREGEVSDRTE, encoded by the coding sequence ATGACCGAATCCGCCAAATCCGGTCCCCGCGGCCGCGGCAAGACCGTCGCCCGCCGGCTGGCCCGTCTCGCCGCCGCCCAGGCGCTGTACGAGATCGAAGTCGCCAAGGCCTCGCCCCACGAGGTCGTGCCGGCCTTCGTGTCGCGCGGCTTCAGCGGCATCGTTGACGACGCCGAGTCGCGCCCGGTCGACGCGCTGTTTTTCGAGAAGCTGGTCCTCGGCGCCTATGGCGACACCCCGACCATCGACCCGATGCTGAGCAACGCCCTGGAGCCGGAATTCAAGCTCGGCCGCCTGGAGGTGCTGCTGCGCGCGATCCTGCGCCTGGGCGCCTACGAGCTCCTGTCCTTCGGCGACGTCCCGGCCAAGGTCGTGATCACCGAGTATGTGGAGCTCGGCCGCGACTTCTTCTCCGGCCGCGAGCCGGCGCTGGTGAACGCCGTCCTCGACCGGCTCGCGCGCCTGCTGCGCGAGGGCGAGGTCTCCGACCGGACCGAGTGA
- the ribH gene encoding 6,7-dimethyl-8-ribityllumazine synthase, translating into MPRVLIVEARFYEDIADELVRGAIQHLEAEGVEFDRVTVPGAFEIPGAISMAHQGALKGGAAYDGYVALGCVIRGETTHYDYVCGESARGLMDLAVRENLAIGYGILTVENGDQAWARARVTEKNKGKDAAEACLAMVSLRHQFSLS; encoded by the coding sequence ATGCCCCGAGTCCTGATCGTTGAAGCCAGGTTTTACGAGGACATCGCCGACGAGCTCGTCCGCGGCGCCATCCAGCATCTGGAGGCCGAAGGCGTGGAGTTCGACCGGGTGACCGTGCCCGGCGCCTTCGAGATCCCCGGCGCCATCTCCATGGCCCACCAGGGCGCGTTGAAGGGCGGGGCCGCCTATGACGGCTATGTCGCGCTCGGCTGCGTGATCCGCGGCGAGACCACCCATTACGACTATGTCTGCGGCGAGAGCGCCCGCGGGCTGATGGATCTCGCCGTGCGCGAGAACCTGGCGATCGGCTACGGCATCCTGACCGTGGAGAACGGCGACCAGGCCTGGGCCCGCGCCCGGGTCACCGAGAAGAACAAGGGCAAGGATGCCGCCGAGGCCTGCCTGGCCATGGTCTCCCTGCGTCACCAGTTCTCCCTGTCATGA
- the ribB gene encoding 3,4-dihydroxy-2-butanone-4-phosphate synthase, producing MSEQQPQSLSEVYTGALSSIEEVVEEARSGRMFILVDDENRENEGDICVVAQMATPEVINFMAKHARGLICLSLTRERIDKLGLPLMSSRNETRHETAFTVSIEARDGVTTGISAHDRAHTIQVAIDPQRGREDIVTPGHVFPLMAREGGTLVRAGHTEAVVDIARMAGLNPSGVICEIMNDDGTMARLPDLVQFAQFHNMKIATIADLIAYRRRTESVVDRAVETTLRSKFGGDWRMIVYTNKVTYAEHVVLVKGDITTKDPVLVRMHALNVLDDVLGDASGKRGGTLGAAMKLIGEAGRGVVVLIREPSPTSLSDRVRDKLRAEAEGRTPHAELRDYGVGAQILLDLGIHEMVLLSNTKRTIIGLDGYGLSVVEQRPIPVDE from the coding sequence ATGTCCGAGCAGCAACCGCAATCCCTGTCGGAGGTCTATACCGGCGCGCTCTCCTCCATCGAGGAAGTCGTCGAGGAGGCCCGCTCCGGACGGATGTTCATCCTGGTCGATGACGAGAACCGGGAGAACGAAGGCGATATCTGCGTGGTCGCCCAAATGGCCACGCCGGAAGTCATCAACTTCATGGCCAAGCATGCGCGCGGGCTGATCTGCCTGTCGCTGACCCGCGAGCGGATCGACAAGCTCGGCCTGCCGCTGATGTCGTCGCGCAACGAGACCCGGCACGAGACCGCCTTCACCGTCTCCATCGAGGCGCGCGACGGCGTGACCACCGGCATCTCGGCCCATGACCGCGCCCATACCATCCAGGTCGCCATCGATCCGCAGCGCGGCCGCGAGGATATCGTCACGCCGGGCCACGTCTTCCCGCTGATGGCGCGCGAGGGCGGCACCCTGGTGCGCGCCGGCCATACCGAGGCGGTGGTCGACATTGCCCGCATGGCCGGGCTGAACCCGTCCGGCGTGATCTGCGAGATCATGAACGACGACGGCACCATGGCGCGGCTGCCGGACCTGGTGCAGTTCGCCCAGTTCCACAACATGAAGATCGCCACGATCGCCGACCTGATCGCCTATCGCCGGCGCACCGAGAGCGTCGTCGACCGCGCGGTGGAGACCACCCTGCGCAGCAAGTTCGGCGGCGACTGGCGGATGATCGTCTACACCAACAAGGTGACCTACGCCGAGCATGTGGTGCTGGTGAAGGGCGACATCACCACCAAGGATCCCGTGCTGGTCCGCATGCACGCGCTGAACGTCCTGGACGACGTGCTCGGCGATGCCAGCGGCAAGCGCGGCGGTACTCTCGGGGCGGCCATGAAGCTGATCGGCGAGGCCGGGCGCGGCGTGGTCGTGCTGATCCGCGAGCCGAGCCCGACCTCCCTGTCCGACCGGGTGCGCGACAAGCTGCGCGCCGAGGCGGAAGGGCGCACGCCCCACGCCGAGCTGCGAGACTACGGCGTCGGCGCCCAGATCCTGCTGGACCTCGGCATCCACGAGATGGTGCTGCTGTCCAACACCAAACGCACCATCATCGGGCTCGACGGCTACGGCCTGAGCGTCGTCGAACAGCGCCCGATTCCCGTGGACGAGTGA
- a CDS encoding riboflavin synthase: MFTGIITDIGRVRSVEQRGDTRFVIATGYAMDSVDIGASIACGGACLTVVEKTADSFTVDVSGETLSKTTLGTWAEGTPVNLERSLTLGSELGGHLVTGHVDGLAKLVAVERDGDSHRLSVEAPEGLEGFVATKGSVCLDGVSLTVNAVQGRRFELNLIPHTWDHTTFRERSVGDNLNMEVDLLARYVARLAETGTVPVSSLISRTNGS, encoded by the coding sequence ATGTTCACAGGCATCATCACAGATATCGGCCGCGTGCGGTCGGTCGAGCAGCGCGGCGACACGCGTTTCGTCATCGCCACCGGCTACGCCATGGACAGCGTCGATATCGGCGCCTCCATCGCCTGCGGCGGCGCCTGTCTGACCGTGGTCGAGAAGACGGCGGACAGTTTCACCGTCGACGTCTCGGGCGAGACCCTGTCGAAAACCACCCTGGGCACCTGGGCGGAAGGCACGCCGGTCAACCTGGAGCGCTCGCTGACTCTGGGCTCCGAGCTGGGCGGCCATCTGGTCACCGGCCATGTGGACGGACTGGCGAAGCTGGTCGCGGTCGAGCGGGACGGGGACAGCCACCGGCTGTCGGTGGAAGCGCCCGAGGGGCTGGAGGGCTTCGTCGCCACCAAGGGCTCGGTCTGCCTCGACGGCGTGTCGCTGACCGTGAACGCTGTCCAGGGGCGCCGGTTCGAGCTCAACCTGATCCCCCATACCTGGGATCACACCACCTTCCGCGAGCGGTCGGTCGGGGACAATTTGAACATGGAAGTGGATTTACTTGCGCGGTACGTTGCGCGCCTCGCCGAGACCGGGACCGTGCCCGTCTCGTCGCTGATCAGCCGAACGAATGGATCGTGA
- the ribD gene encoding bifunctional diaminohydroxyphosphoribosylaminopyrimidine deaminase/5-amino-6-(5-phosphoribosylamino)uracil reductase RibD: MTTDPSIAAADRAFMAVALRLARRGTGRTADNPSVGCVLVRDGRIVARARTSDGGRPHAEANALALAGEAARGATAYVTLEPCAHWGRTPPCSKALIEAGIARVVVAVEDPDPRVDGGGLAMLRAAGIEVVTGVETAAAESVLAGYLKRRRTGRPAVTLKLAASLDGRIATATGASRWITGPEARARGHLMRARHDAILIGAGTAAADDPELTCRLPGLEAQSPVRVVLDSNLSLSPTSRLMATAGQVPTWLVCRGDVPDRRQADCSRFGATVLPVAGDGEGRPAVDAVLAVLAGGGINSVLVEGGAAVAAAFLRADAVDILALFRAPVAIGGDGRAALDGLGVTDLAGAPRFRSHGIECLGADTLETLRRAT; the protein is encoded by the coding sequence ATGACCACCGATCCCTCCATCGCTGCAGCCGACCGCGCCTTCATGGCGGTCGCGCTGCGGCTCGCCCGGCGTGGGACAGGGCGCACGGCGGACAACCCCTCCGTCGGCTGCGTCCTGGTGCGCGACGGCCGGATCGTCGCCCGCGCCCGCACCTCCGACGGCGGCCGGCCCCATGCCGAGGCGAACGCCCTGGCCCTGGCCGGGGAGGCGGCGCGCGGCGCCACCGCCTATGTCACCCTCGAACCCTGCGCCCATTGGGGCCGCACGCCGCCCTGTTCCAAGGCGCTGATCGAGGCCGGCATCGCCCGGGTCGTGGTCGCCGTGGAGGATCCGGATCCGAGGGTCGACGGCGGCGGCTTGGCGATGCTGCGCGCGGCCGGCATCGAGGTCGTGACCGGGGTGGAGACGGCGGCGGCCGAATCGGTGCTCGCGGGCTACCTGAAACGCCGCCGCACCGGCCGGCCGGCCGTCACCCTGAAGCTCGCCGCCAGCCTGGACGGCCGCATCGCCACTGCAACCGGCGCCAGCCGCTGGATCACCGGTCCCGAAGCGCGGGCGAGGGGGCATCTGATGCGCGCCCGCCATGACGCCATCCTGATCGGCGCGGGTACCGCCGCGGCCGACGATCCGGAGCTGACCTGCCGTCTGCCGGGACTGGAGGCGCAGTCTCCCGTGCGGGTGGTTCTGGACAGCAATCTGTCCCTGTCGCCGACCAGCCGCCTGATGGCGACGGCGGGGCAGGTCCCGACCTGGCTGGTCTGCCGCGGCGACGTGCCGGACCGGCGCCAGGCCGACTGCAGTCGGTTCGGCGCCACGGTCCTGCCGGTGGCGGGCGACGGGGAGGGCAGGCCGGCGGTGGACGCGGTCCTGGCGGTTCTGGCGGGGGGCGGCATCAACAGCGTGCTGGTCGAGGGCGGGGCCGCCGTGGCGGCCGCATTCCTGCGGGCCGACGCGGTGGACATCCTGGCGCTGTTCCGGGCGCCGGTGGCGATCGGCGGCGACGGCAGAGCGGCCCTGGACGGGCTCGGCGTGACCGATCTGGCCGGCGCGCCGCGATTCCGGTCGCACGGGATCGAGTGTCTTGGTGCGGATACGCTGGAAACATTGCGTCGAGCGACATAG
- the nrdR gene encoding transcriptional regulator NrdR, giving the protein MRCPFCGNEDTQVKDSRPTEDNTAIRRRRFCPECSARFTTFERVQLRELTVVKKTGKRAPFDRDKLARSIQIALRKRPVEPERIERLVTGIVRRLESMGESEIPSDVIGEMVMDALANVDPVAYVRFASVYKNFREAKDFENFVEEIQSGGNYIDD; this is encoded by the coding sequence ATGCGCTGTCCGTTCTGCGGGAATGAAGACACTCAGGTGAAGGACTCCCGTCCCACCGAGGACAACACCGCCATAAGGCGCCGCCGGTTCTGCCCGGAATGCAGCGCCCGCTTCACCACGTTCGAGCGGGTTCAGCTTCGCGAGCTGACGGTGGTCAAGAAGACGGGCAAGCGCGCGCCCTTCGACCGGGACAAGCTGGCGCGGTCGATCCAGATCGCCCTGCGCAAACGCCCGGTCGAACCCGAGCGCATCGAGCGCCTGGTGACCGGCATCGTCCGGCGCCTGGAAAGCATGGGGGAGAGCGAGATCCCGTCCGACGTGATCGGCGAGATGGTCATGGACGCGCTCGCCAATGTGGACCCGGTCGCCTATGTGCGCTTCGCCTCGGTCTACAAGAACTTCCGCGAGGCGAAGGATTTCGAGAACTTCGTCGAAGAAATCCAGAGCGGCGGCAACTACATCGACGACTGA